The Streptomyces achromogenes genome window below encodes:
- a CDS encoding ketoacyl-ACP synthase III family protein, producing the protein MRIDHVFIDSIGVTLHEFEPVERAVSKGLISQELVDANGLTGTHLAHDIPAVELAISAARVAMDRSKLQREDITHHVHSGVYYQGPPGSYAPGYVLRELEVDPVSSLYLRQGCNGMLGALEVAVGQLTGAAQAENVLLTSGENFTATGSDRYTGIGQAYFLSDGGAAALISAEEGFAQIRSLSAGILPELERWHRGDGPLLADEGRESDGDMAERATRYSETETPLSETLEKLTLFNLGVIRRALVDADLNADDIAKVVPINIDGRMIEYSVMMPLGLPMDRSTWDFGKGIGHVGGADVFITLEHLVRAREVAPGDHVLLISQGPGWMCTAAVVTLVDLPTWAL; encoded by the coding sequence ATGAGAATTGACCATGTGTTCATCGACTCGATCGGTGTCACGCTGCACGAGTTCGAGCCGGTCGAGCGGGCTGTGTCCAAGGGACTGATCAGCCAGGAGCTCGTGGACGCGAACGGGCTGACCGGCACCCATCTGGCGCACGACATCCCGGCCGTGGAACTCGCGATCTCCGCCGCGCGCGTCGCCATGGACCGGTCGAAGCTGCAACGGGAAGACATCACGCACCACGTGCACAGCGGTGTGTACTACCAGGGCCCGCCCGGGTCCTACGCACCCGGATACGTCCTGCGCGAACTGGAGGTCGATCCGGTCTCGTCGCTGTACCTGCGCCAGGGCTGCAACGGCATGCTGGGGGCCCTGGAGGTGGCGGTCGGGCAGCTGACGGGCGCCGCCCAGGCGGAGAACGTACTGCTCACCTCCGGTGAGAACTTCACCGCCACGGGCTCTGACCGTTACACGGGAATCGGCCAGGCGTACTTCCTCTCCGACGGCGGCGCCGCGGCCTTGATCAGTGCGGAGGAGGGCTTCGCGCAGATCAGGTCGCTGAGCGCGGGCATCCTGCCGGAGCTCGAACGGTGGCATCGCGGCGACGGCCCGCTGCTGGCGGACGAAGGCCGGGAGAGCGACGGGGACATGGCCGAACGAGCCACTCGCTACAGCGAGACCGAGACCCCGCTCTCGGAGACCCTCGAGAAACTCACCCTCTTCAACCTCGGTGTCATCCGCCGGGCACTCGTCGACGCCGACCTGAATGCCGACGACATCGCCAAGGTCGTGCCGATCAACATCGACGGCCGGATGATCGAGTACTCGGTCATGATGCCGCTCGGCCTGCCCATGGACCGCTCCACGTGGGACTTCGGCAAGGGCATCGGGCATGTGGGCGGCGCCGATGTGTTCATCACCCTGGAGCATCTGGTCCGTGCGCGCGAGGTGGCTCCCGGCGACCACGTACTGCTGATCTCCCAGGGCCCGGGCTGGATGTGCACGGCCGCTGTCGTCACCCTCGTCGACCTTCCCACCTGGGCGCTATGA
- a CDS encoding AMP-binding protein translates to MTADATFQAELIRPVHELLAGHAARQPDRIAFKDADHAVTWAELDRRTARAAGHLVGLGLARGASAVICLPNRVEAVESYLAVTRASAVGVPLDPASTDAELAYLLDDCAARLVITDAARLPRLRRVLADRPDVVVILVGRDSEPGFTEAADDELPRWEELASTWSLRDPPRDDLGLDEPAWVLYTSGTTGRPIGVVSTQRTSLWTTAACDAPLLGLSPEDRVVWLVPLFHAAAHHVCVLGVVAVGATVCITDGPAADEVLRRALEEDATFLVGAPAMYHQMVELARPGAVCVPRLRVCVVAGSPCPRPLHEAFRSAFGIALLDGYGSTEAGGAMTTNLPGGPYVPGSCGVPLPGLTLRLTDPRTGDEVERGAEGEVWVSSPALMPGYHRQPEETARVLSEGWYRTGDLARQDADGYLTLTGRLKELIVRGGENIHPREVEEALVQAPGVADAAVAGVAHGTLGEVPVAYVVPTAGELDVEAVLSACRRRLSAFKLPEEIHEVPEIPRDPAGKVARRLLAGLPARPLWRRSRKRSHESLCSSDAVELGLDDAGHPLLSAVVELPGRDELVCTGWITAAGGDPTLPQRVDGAAVFAGAALLDLVLHAAGRVGCARALDVAADEPLVLPRDGGVQLRVTVGAPGADGTRPVTVHGRRDPRGASRRPWTRYATATVAPVSPAVADVSLSVWPPQGARRVVGDRGAGRPDAARTPRAVWRRGDEFFVEVALPDWVTGQDRHALHPVLLDAALAGTVRLAREPAPHDAEPTAAVRWRDVSLYTPGASVLRVRLRPTTDGSWDLAAADGAGDPVLTARSVTCAPLRGDAVPAASAAHQDALL, encoded by the coding sequence GTGACCGCGGACGCCACGTTCCAGGCGGAGCTCATCCGCCCGGTGCACGAACTGCTCGCCGGGCACGCGGCCAGGCAGCCCGACCGGATCGCGTTCAAGGACGCCGATCACGCGGTGACCTGGGCCGAACTGGACCGGCGTACCGCCCGGGCGGCCGGTCATCTGGTGGGGCTGGGCCTGGCACGAGGCGCGTCGGCGGTGATCTGCCTGCCCAACCGGGTGGAGGCGGTGGAGAGTTACCTCGCCGTCACCCGGGCGAGCGCCGTCGGAGTACCGCTGGACCCGGCGTCGACCGACGCGGAACTGGCGTACCTGCTGGACGACTGCGCGGCGCGGCTGGTCATCACCGACGCGGCGCGGCTGCCCCGGCTGCGCCGCGTGCTGGCCGACCGGCCGGACGTCGTCGTGATCCTCGTCGGACGGGACTCCGAGCCGGGGTTCACGGAGGCGGCCGACGACGAACTGCCGCGCTGGGAGGAACTGGCGTCGACGTGGTCGTTGCGCGATCCGCCCCGCGACGACCTGGGCCTGGACGAGCCTGCCTGGGTGCTCTACACCTCCGGGACGACCGGCCGGCCCATCGGGGTCGTGTCCACGCAGCGGACGTCGCTGTGGACGACGGCCGCCTGCGACGCACCGCTGCTGGGGCTGTCCCCCGAGGACCGGGTCGTGTGGCTGGTGCCGCTCTTCCACGCGGCGGCGCACCACGTGTGCGTGCTCGGTGTCGTGGCGGTCGGCGCCACGGTCTGCATCACGGACGGCCCGGCCGCCGACGAGGTGCTGCGCCGGGCCCTCGAGGAGGACGCCACCTTCCTGGTGGGCGCGCCGGCGATGTACCACCAGATGGTGGAGCTCGCCCGGCCCGGCGCGGTCTGCGTGCCACGGCTGAGGGTGTGCGTGGTGGCGGGCTCGCCGTGTCCGCGGCCCCTGCACGAGGCGTTCCGCTCCGCGTTCGGCATCGCGCTGCTGGACGGCTACGGCTCGACGGAGGCCGGCGGCGCGATGACCACGAACCTGCCGGGGGGCCCGTACGTGCCCGGTTCGTGCGGTGTGCCGCTGCCGGGACTGACGCTGCGGCTCACGGACCCGCGCACCGGCGACGAGGTGGAGCGGGGTGCCGAAGGTGAGGTGTGGGTGTCCAGTCCGGCGCTGATGCCCGGCTATCACCGGCAGCCGGAGGAGACCGCGAGGGTGCTGTCCGAAGGCTGGTACCGCACCGGTGACCTGGCCCGCCAGGACGCGGACGGATATCTGACGCTCACCGGCCGGCTCAAGGAGCTGATCGTCCGGGGCGGGGAGAACATCCACCCGCGCGAGGTGGAAGAGGCCCTCGTGCAGGCGCCCGGGGTCGCGGACGCGGCCGTCGCGGGCGTCGCCCACGGGACCCTCGGGGAGGTGCCGGTCGCCTACGTGGTACCGACGGCCGGGGAGCTCGACGTGGAGGCGGTGCTGTCCGCCTGCCGACGGAGGTTGTCCGCGTTCAAGCTCCCGGAGGAGATCCACGAGGTCCCCGAGATTCCTCGCGATCCGGCGGGGAAGGTCGCCCGCAGACTGTTGGCGGGACTGCCGGCACGGCCGCTGTGGCGACGGTCCCGGAAGCGGTCGCACGAATCGCTCTGCTCTTCCGACGCCGTCGAGCTGGGGCTGGACGACGCGGGCCATCCCCTGCTCTCGGCAGTGGTCGAACTGCCCGGGCGCGACGAACTGGTGTGCACGGGCTGGATCACCGCGGCCGGCGGCGACCCGACGCTGCCGCAACGCGTGGACGGCGCAGCGGTGTTCGCCGGAGCGGCCCTGCTGGACCTGGTGCTGCACGCGGCGGGCCGCGTCGGCTGCGCCCGGGCGCTGGACGTGGCGGCGGACGAACCGCTGGTCCTGCCGCGCGACGGCGGCGTGCAACTTCGGGTGACGGTCGGGGCGCCGGGGGCCGACGGGACCAGGCCGGTGACGGTGCACGGGCGGCGCGACCCACGAGGTGCGTCACGAAGACCGTGGACCCGGTACGCGACGGCGACGGTGGCGCCGGTCTCCCCCGCGGTAGCCGACGTGAGCTTGTCCGTGTGGCCCCCGCAGGGCGCCCGCCGGGTCGTCGGGGACCGCGGCGCCGGCCGGCCGGACGCCGCGCGGACACCGCGCGCCGTGTGGCGGCGCGGCGACGAGTTCTTCGTCGAGGTGGCGCTGCCCGACTGGGTGACGGGCCAGGACCGTCACGCGCTCCATCCGGTGCTGTTGGACGCGGCGCTGGCCGGCACCGTACGCCTGGCCCGAGAGCCGGCACCGCACGACGCGGAGCCGACGGCGGCGGTGCGCTGGCGAGACGTGTCCCTGTACACCCCCGGCGCGTCCGTGCTGCGTGTGCGGCTGCGGCCGACGACAGACGGTTCCTGGGACCTGGCGGCGGCCGACGGCGCCGGGGACCCGGTGCTGACCGCGCGCTCGGTGACCTGCGCGCCGCTGCGCGGCGACGCCGTACCAGCCGCGTCGGCGGCACACCAGGACGCCCTGCTTTAG
- a CDS encoding ABC transporter permease: MNVSATASSVPELRPGSAAKSLRDVLVVTRRNVIRTIRIPEVVVLSLVQPIVFVLLFAYIFAGSFSLPGAANAAAYREYMMPGFFAQTIAFATAGNSSVSMANDMQSGMVDRFRSLPMARGALLTGRTLADLVQNVMVMTVMVLCALLVGWRIHHGALRAAAAFALLLLMGYALSWVGVVIGLSVRAPEAAATSNFLWLFPLTFLSNAFVAPSTLPTVLRWAAEWNPLSATVQATRQLFGNPGLAATGAWPAQHPVLVSLSWSVLIAVVGRTLAVRRYRSAGT, translated from the coding sequence ATGAACGTGTCGGCCACGGCATCGTCCGTACCCGAGCTGAGGCCCGGATCGGCCGCCAAATCACTGCGCGACGTCCTCGTCGTGACGCGGCGCAACGTGATCCGGACGATCCGCATCCCCGAGGTGGTCGTCCTCAGTCTGGTGCAGCCGATCGTCTTCGTGCTGCTCTTCGCCTACATATTCGCCGGGTCGTTCAGCCTGCCCGGCGCCGCGAACGCCGCCGCATACCGCGAGTACATGATGCCCGGGTTCTTCGCGCAGACCATCGCGTTCGCCACCGCAGGCAACAGCAGTGTCAGCATGGCCAACGACATGCAGAGCGGCATGGTCGACCGGTTCCGCTCCCTGCCGATGGCGCGGGGGGCGCTGCTCACCGGCCGCACCCTCGCGGATCTCGTGCAGAACGTCATGGTGATGACGGTGATGGTGCTGTGCGCGCTGCTGGTCGGCTGGCGCATCCATCACGGGGCGCTGCGAGCCGCCGCCGCCTTCGCTCTGCTGCTGCTCATGGGTTACGCGCTGTCGTGGGTGGGTGTCGTCATCGGCCTGTCGGTGCGCGCCCCGGAGGCGGCGGCAACCAGCAACTTCCTGTGGCTGTTCCCACTGACGTTCCTCTCCAACGCGTTCGTGGCGCCCTCCACGCTCCCGACGGTGCTGCGCTGGGCCGCCGAGTGGAACCCGCTGAGCGCGACGGTGCAGGCGACCCGGCAGCTGTTCGGCAACCCGGGGCTCGCGGCCACGGGCGCCTGGCCCGCTCAGCATCCCGTGCTGGTGTCGCTGTCCTGGTCGGTGCTGATCGCGGTGGTGGGCCGGACGCTGGCGGTGCGCCGCTACCGTTCGGCCGGTACGTGA
- a CDS encoding ATP-binding cassette domain-containing protein → MAGAIHATGLVKTFGETRALDGVDLDVPEGSVLGLLGPNGAGKTTTVRLLATLLRPDAGTAVVAGHDVVRHPDRVRLSIGLSGQFAAVDDRLTGRENLRMIGELYGLRSRAARGRADELLDRFDLTGAADRMSSTYSGGMRRRLDLACALVVRPSVMFLDEPSTGLDPTSRLMLWDAIEDLVSQGTTLLLTTQYLEEADRLARDIAVVDHGRIIARGTPRELKAQAGGQRVEAVVARRGQLDSAAALLARYGTRAPDVDGPRGMVSVPVDGGVRLVTQVIAALDAAGIEVTDIGLRRPTLDEVFLALTEVAPRDTSRTAVGAGAANEKE, encoded by the coding sequence ATGGCGGGTGCCATCCACGCCACGGGTCTGGTCAAGACCTTCGGCGAGACCCGGGCCCTGGACGGAGTGGACCTTGACGTGCCGGAGGGCAGCGTACTGGGACTGCTCGGCCCCAACGGGGCGGGCAAGACCACGACGGTGCGCCTGCTCGCCACCCTGCTGCGGCCCGACGCGGGCACCGCCGTCGTGGCCGGCCACGACGTGGTCCGCCACCCCGACCGGGTCCGGCTCTCCATCGGCCTCTCGGGCCAGTTCGCCGCCGTCGACGACCGGCTCACGGGCCGGGAGAACCTGCGGATGATCGGTGAGCTGTACGGGCTTCGCTCCCGGGCCGCCCGTGGGCGCGCGGACGAGCTGCTGGACCGGTTCGACCTCACCGGGGCCGCCGACCGGATGTCCAGCACGTACTCGGGCGGCATGCGGCGGCGTCTGGACCTGGCCTGCGCGCTCGTCGTGCGCCCTTCGGTGATGTTCCTCGACGAGCCGTCGACCGGCCTGGATCCGACCAGTCGGCTGATGCTGTGGGACGCCATCGAGGACCTCGTGTCGCAGGGCACCACACTCCTGCTCACCACGCAGTACCTCGAGGAGGCCGACCGCCTGGCCCGGGACATCGCGGTCGTCGACCACGGACGGATCATCGCCCGCGGCACACCGCGCGAACTGAAGGCGCAGGCGGGCGGCCAGCGGGTCGAGGCGGTCGTCGCCCGGCGCGGGCAACTCGACTCCGCGGCCGCCCTGCTGGCCCGGTACGGCACCCGCGCACCGGACGTCGACGGTCCCCGCGGCATGGTCTCGGTTCCCGTCGACGGCGGGGTGCGGCTGGTGACCCAGGTGATCGCCGCACTGGACGCCGCGGGCATCGAGGTCACCGACATCGGACTGCGCCGGCCCACGCTCGACGAGGTCTTCCTGGCCCTCACCGAGGTCGCCCCGCGGGACACATCGCGCACGGCGGTCGGTGCCGGCGCGGCGAACGAGAAGGAGTGA
- the mqnC gene encoding cyclic dehypoxanthinyl futalosine synthase produces the protein MPRPPQHRLQSVLDRAAAGGRITPEEALDLYRDAPLHALGTAADAVRRRLYAGTEHIATYIIERNINYTNVCVTACKFCAFYAAPKDTAKGWTRDLDDILRRCAETVELGGTQIMFQGGHHPDYGVEYYERHFAAIKKAFPQLVIHSLGASEVEHMARISKVGVEEAITRIHAAGLDSFAGAGAELLPARPRKAIAPLKESGERWLEIMETAHGLGVESTSTMLMGTGETNAERIEHLRMIRDVQDRTGGFRAFIPYTYQPENNHLKGQTQATQFEYLRMIAIARLFLDNVRHIQGSWLTTGKEIGQLSLHYGADDLGSIMLEENVVSSAGAKHRSNLLELIQLIRSAGRVPAQRVTTYEHVVVHDDPANDPVDERVVSHVSSTAIAGGTAHPELKLIAAT, from the coding sequence ATGCCCCGACCTCCGCAACACCGCCTCCAGTCCGTCCTCGACCGTGCCGCCGCCGGTGGGCGGATCACCCCCGAAGAGGCTCTCGACCTCTATCGCGACGCCCCGCTGCACGCGCTGGGCACGGCCGCCGACGCCGTACGCCGTCGTCTGTACGCGGGGACCGAGCACATCGCCACGTACATCATCGAGCGGAACATCAACTACACGAACGTGTGCGTCACGGCGTGCAAGTTCTGCGCCTTCTACGCGGCCCCCAAGGACACGGCCAAGGGCTGGACCCGCGACCTCGACGACATCCTGCGCCGCTGCGCGGAGACCGTCGAGCTCGGCGGCACCCAGATCATGTTCCAGGGCGGCCACCACCCCGACTACGGCGTCGAGTACTACGAGCGGCACTTCGCAGCCATCAAGAAGGCGTTCCCGCAGCTGGTGATCCACTCGCTGGGCGCGTCCGAGGTCGAGCACATGGCGCGGATCTCGAAGGTGGGCGTGGAGGAGGCGATCACCCGGATCCACGCGGCCGGCCTCGACTCCTTCGCGGGCGCCGGCGCCGAACTGCTGCCCGCCCGGCCGCGCAAGGCGATCGCCCCGCTCAAGGAGTCCGGCGAACGCTGGCTGGAGATCATGGAGACCGCGCACGGACTGGGCGTCGAGTCGACGTCCACCATGCTGATGGGCACCGGCGAGACCAACGCCGAGCGCATCGAGCACCTGCGGATGATCCGTGACGTGCAGGACCGCACGGGCGGCTTCCGCGCCTTCATCCCGTACACGTACCAGCCCGAGAACAACCACCTCAAGGGCCAGACGCAGGCCACGCAGTTCGAGTACCTGCGGATGATCGCGATCGCCCGCCTGTTCCTCGACAACGTCCGGCACATCCAGGGCTCCTGGCTGACCACCGGCAAGGAGATCGGCCAGCTCTCCCTGCACTACGGCGCCGACGACCTCGGCTCGATCATGCTGGAGGAGAACGTCGTCTCCTCGGCCGGCGCCAAGCACCGCTCCAACCTGCTCGAACTGATCCAGCTCATCCGGTCGGCCGGCCGCGTCCCGGCCCAGCGCGTGACGACGTACGAGCACGTCGTCGTGCACGACGACCCGGCGAACGACCCGGTCGACGAGCGCGTCGTCTCCCACGTCTCGTCCACGGCCATCGCGGGCGGCACGGCCCACCCCGAGCTGAAGCTCATCGCCGCCACCTGA
- a CDS encoding menaquinone biosynthetic enzyme MqnA/MqnD family protein, whose amino-acid sequence MTQQLAPDTVRSTPVRRRRPRVGHIQFLNCLPLFWGLARTGSLLDMDLHTDTPDGLNDALAAGDLDMGPISLLEFLRHADELVALPDIAVGSDGDVMSCLIVSQVPLEELDGQPVALGSTSRTSVRLAQLLLAERVGVNPEYFVCPPDLRTMMSEAKTAVVIGDAALRAALHEAPRMGLEVHDLGRMWKDWTGLPFVFAVFAARRDFLAREPALVRQVHADLLASRDLSLAEVAKVCEQAAQWEEFDAATLERYYTTALDFSLGEEQLAGIAEFARRVGGGGEGFPPDVAVRLLGPIAP is encoded by the coding sequence ATGACCCAGCAACTCGCGCCCGACACAGTGCGGTCGACGCCTGTGCGCCGGCGCCGGCCCCGCGTGGGCCACATACAGTTCCTCAACTGCCTGCCGCTGTTCTGGGGACTCGCCCGCACCGGGTCCCTCCTCGACATGGATCTGCACACCGACACGCCGGACGGCCTCAACGACGCGCTCGCCGCGGGCGATCTGGACATGGGGCCGATCAGCCTGCTGGAGTTCCTGCGGCACGCGGACGAACTGGTCGCCCTGCCGGACATCGCGGTCGGCAGCGACGGAGACGTCATGTCCTGCCTGATCGTCAGCCAGGTACCGCTCGAGGAGCTGGACGGGCAGCCGGTGGCACTGGGTTCGACGAGCCGCACGTCGGTCCGTCTGGCACAGCTGCTGCTGGCGGAGCGCGTCGGGGTGAACCCCGAGTACTTCGTGTGCCCGCCGGACCTCCGCACCATGATGTCCGAGGCGAAGACCGCGGTGGTCATCGGCGACGCCGCCCTGCGCGCGGCCCTGCACGAGGCGCCCCGGATGGGCCTGGAGGTGCACGACCTGGGCCGGATGTGGAAGGACTGGACGGGACTGCCCTTCGTGTTCGCCGTGTTCGCCGCCCGCCGCGACTTCCTGGCCCGCGAGCCCGCCCTGGTGCGCCAGGTCCACGCCGATCTGCTGGCCTCCCGGGACCTGTCCCTGGCGGAGGTGGCGAAGGTCTGCGAACAGGCCGCGCAGTGGGAGGAGTTCGACGCCGCGACGCTCGAGCGCTACTACACCACGGCCCTCGACTTCAGTCTCGGCGAGGAACAGCTCGCCGGCATCGCCGAATTCGCGCGCCGGGTCGGCGGCGGCGGCGAGGGCTTCCCTCCCGACGTCGCCGTCCGGCTGCTCGGTCCCATCGCCCCCTGA
- a CDS encoding thioesterase II family protein — MSSTTDNLWVRRFRPSSEAAERLVCFPHAGGSASFYLPVAAALSPGVDVAAIQYPGRQDRRHEPGPASIAALADEVCAALAEWDDDRPMTFFGHSMGALAAFEVARRMERAGAGPVRLFASGRRAPSRVRNESVHMRDDDGVIAELRALAGTDAQVLQDEELLRMVLPAIRSDYRAVETYRCEPGAAVRCPVTVLTGDADPRTSLEEARAWGEHTGAASDVRVFSGGHFFLSERPAEVLAVLNEHFTAAVPRV; from the coding sequence ATGAGTTCCACCACCGACAACCTGTGGGTCCGCAGGTTCCGGCCCTCCTCCGAGGCGGCCGAGCGGCTGGTCTGCTTCCCGCACGCGGGCGGTTCGGCCAGCTTCTACCTGCCGGTCGCCGCCGCCCTCAGCCCCGGCGTCGATGTCGCGGCGATCCAGTACCCCGGTCGTCAGGACCGCAGGCACGAACCGGGCCCCGCCTCGATCGCCGCACTCGCCGACGAGGTCTGCGCGGCCCTCGCGGAGTGGGACGACGACCGTCCCATGACCTTCTTCGGTCACAGCATGGGCGCCTTGGCGGCCTTCGAAGTCGCGCGCCGCATGGAGCGCGCCGGAGCGGGACCCGTCCGGCTGTTCGCCTCCGGGCGCCGCGCCCCTTCGCGGGTCCGGAACGAGAGCGTGCACATGCGCGACGACGACGGTGTGATCGCCGAACTGCGCGCTCTGGCCGGCACCGACGCCCAGGTCCTCCAGGACGAGGAGTTGCTGCGCATGGTGCTGCCCGCGATCCGCAGCGACTACCGGGCCGTCGAGACGTACCGCTGTGAGCCCGGCGCCGCGGTGCGCTGCCCGGTGACCGTCCTCACCGGCGACGCGGACCCGCGTACGTCGTTGGAGGAAGCCCGCGCGTGGGGTGAGCACACCGGGGCCGCGTCGGATGTGCGGGTCTTCTCCGGCGGGCACTTCTTCCTCTCGGAACGGCCGGCCGAGGTGCTGGCCGTGCTGAACGAGCACTTCACCGCCGCGGTCCCCCGAGTCTGA
- a CDS encoding ferredoxin produces MARQVFMSPRTTNDEDLEVWIDQDLCTGDGICAQYVPEVFELDVDGLAYVKSEQDELLQAPGATTRFALDLLTDVVDSVKECPGECIHVRRVSDGVEVYGPEAAD; encoded by the coding sequence ATGGCCAGGCAGGTGTTTATGTCCCCACGGACGACGAATGACGAGGACCTGGAAGTCTGGATCGACCAGGACCTGTGCACCGGCGACGGGATCTGTGCCCAGTACGTCCCCGAGGTGTTCGAGCTGGACGTCGACGGGCTCGCCTACGTCAAGAGCGAGCAGGACGAACTGCTCCAGGCTCCGGGAGCGACGACGCGCTTCGCCCTGGATCTGCTCACGGACGTGGTCGACTCGGTCAAGGAGTGCCCCGGCGAATGCATCCACGTGCGCCGTGTCTCCGACGGGGTCGAGGTGTACGGCCCCGAGGCCGCCGACTAG
- the mqnE gene encoding aminofutalosine synthase MqnE: MDAGLKRELEEKVFSGERLSREDGIALYESDDLAWLGGLAHEVRTRKNGDVVHFNVNRHLNMTNVCTASCAYCSFQRKPGEQDAYTMRIEEAVRLAKAMENEHLSELHIVNGLHPNLPWRYYPRSLRELKKALPNVGLKAFTATEIHHFETISGLTASEILDELIDAGLESLTGGGAEIFDWEVRQHIVDHRTHWEDWSRIHRLAHEKGLKTPATMLYGHIEEPRHRVDHVLRLRELQDETNGFQVFIPLRYQHDFVDMKDGKVRNRLQARTTMATGAEALKTFAVSRLLFDNVPHVKVFWVMHGVQTAQLALQHGADDMDGSVVEYKITHDADNYGTPNKLTREDLLDLIRDAGFRPVERNTRYEIIREYDGPDPARRESPQPMRV, translated from the coding sequence ATGGACGCTGGGCTCAAGCGCGAGCTGGAGGAGAAGGTCTTCTCCGGTGAGCGGCTGTCCCGCGAGGACGGCATCGCCCTGTACGAGTCGGACGACCTGGCGTGGCTGGGCGGACTGGCGCACGAGGTGCGGACCCGCAAGAACGGTGACGTGGTCCACTTCAACGTCAACCGTCACCTCAACATGACGAACGTGTGCACCGCGTCGTGCGCCTACTGCTCCTTCCAGCGCAAGCCGGGTGAGCAGGACGCGTACACGATGCGCATCGAGGAGGCCGTGCGTCTGGCCAAGGCGATGGAGAACGAGCACCTGTCGGAGCTCCACATCGTCAACGGCCTTCATCCCAATCTGCCGTGGCGCTACTACCCGCGCTCGCTGCGCGAGCTGAAGAAGGCACTGCCCAACGTCGGTCTGAAGGCGTTCACGGCGACGGAGATCCACCACTTCGAGACGATCAGCGGGCTCACCGCCTCGGAGATCCTCGACGAGCTGATCGACGCCGGCCTGGAGTCGCTGACCGGCGGCGGCGCGGAGATCTTCGACTGGGAGGTCCGTCAGCACATCGTCGACCACCGCACCCACTGGGAGGACTGGTCGCGCATCCACCGCCTCGCGCACGAGAAGGGGCTCAAGACGCCGGCCACCATGCTGTACGGCCACATCGAGGAGCCCCGCCACCGCGTCGACCACGTCCTGCGGCTGCGTGAGCTGCAGGACGAGACGAACGGCTTCCAGGTCTTCATCCCGCTGCGCTACCAGCACGACTTCGTCGACATGAAGGACGGCAAGGTCCGCAACCGGCTCCAGGCCCGCACGACGATGGCCACGGGCGCGGAGGCGCTGAAGACGTTCGCGGTCTCGCGGCTGCTCTTCGACAACGTCCCGCACGTGAAGGTCTTCTGGGTGATGCACGGCGTCCAGACCGCGCAGCTCGCGCTCCAGCACGGCGCGGACGACATGGACGGCTCGGTCGTCGAGTACAAGATCACGCACGACGCCGACAACTACGGCACGCCGAACAAGCTGACCCGCGAGGACCTGCTGGACCTCATCCGGGACGCCGGGTTCCGCCCCGTGGAGCGCAACACCCGCTACGAGATCATCCGCGAGTACGACGGCCCCGACCCGGCACGGCGCGAGTCGCCGCAGCCGATGCGGGTGTGA
- a CDS encoding 1,4-dihydroxy-6-naphthoate synthase: MTAPLTLAHSPCPNDTFVFHAWTEGLLPDAPGTRLTLADIDITNGLAERGELDVLKVSYGVLPRILTDYALLPCGGALGHGCGPLVLVAEPGEPAALAGARVAVPSTTSTAYLLFRLWAADAIPGGVGEIVVLPFHEIMPAVRDGAVDAGLVIHEARFTYGRYGLHRTADMGEEWEKRTGLPIPLGAIVARRSLGEPVLRRLTDTIRASLRAARENPDASRAHVLRHAQEMEPDVVDQHIGLYVNEFTAALGQDGLYAVRTLLDRSADLGLLPRVADDALDATLRL, translated from the coding sequence ATGACGGCGCCCCTGACCCTCGCGCACTCGCCCTGCCCCAACGACACGTTCGTCTTCCACGCCTGGACCGAGGGGCTGCTCCCCGACGCGCCGGGCACCCGGCTCACCCTCGCCGACATCGACATCACCAACGGCCTCGCCGAACGCGGCGAACTGGACGTCCTGAAGGTCTCCTACGGCGTACTGCCGCGCATCCTCACCGACTACGCCCTGCTGCCCTGCGGCGGCGCCCTGGGCCACGGCTGCGGTCCCCTCGTCCTGGTGGCGGAGCCCGGTGAGCCCGCCGCCCTGGCCGGCGCCCGCGTCGCGGTGCCCAGCACCACGTCCACGGCCTACCTGCTGTTCCGGCTCTGGGCGGCCGACGCGATACCGGGCGGTGTCGGCGAGATCGTCGTCCTGCCGTTCCACGAGATCATGCCCGCCGTCCGGGACGGCGCCGTCGACGCCGGACTCGTCATCCACGAAGCCCGCTTCACCTACGGGCGCTATGGTCTGCACCGCACGGCCGACATGGGTGAGGAGTGGGAGAAGCGCACCGGACTGCCCATCCCGCTGGGCGCCATCGTCGCCCGCCGTTCCCTGGGGGAACCCGTACTGCGTCGGCTCACCGACACGATCCGCGCCTCCCTCCGCGCGGCACGGGAGAACCCCGACGCCTCCCGCGCCCATGTCCTCCGGCACGCCCAGGAGATGGAACCGGACGTCGTCGACCAGCACATCGGCCTGTACGTCAACGAGTTCACCGCCGCGCTCGGCCAGGACGGACTGTACGCCGTGCGCACTCTCCTGGACCGTTCGGCCGACCTTGGCCTCCTGCCGCGCGTCGCCGACGACGCACTGGACGCGACCCTCCGCCTGTGA